ttaaaaaatataaaaaatttagataaattatgaatttaaaattgagcaaaaaaataagagagaagcatgaaaaataaagagatatacTATCTGTCCATGGATACAGAATGCGATAAATCACTTGTaaagatcatatctaaaaatttaaaaaaaataaaattaattaaattacttGATCGAGTTCCATGCAACTAAACAAAttgtcttagtcatttttttacatatttataataattaatcATCCCGTTGATGAATCACAATACATTCCAATAAACTTGAATGccactaaaataataaattttattattcaaaaaaatctttacAATATAAGGAGATGATGATACCTTTTATTCCAATTTGTTTTGAATTTCTTAGTCTGAGGGCTACAATGTTGGGCATCTTaggcatagttttttttttttgtgtgtttcTTTTAAAGTCGTGTAAGAGATAACAGCGGTGAGCTCATCAAGAATGAAAGGATTCTATAAAAAGTGTTTTAGTTAACCCCAGTAATTAAAGTACAATATAAAAagtgaaggaaaaaagaaaagaaagagagagagagatcgccCTGCGTTTTGGTTTGTCAGTTGGTCCAGCTCATCCCTTACCCCCACCCTTCCCTTCCGATCGGatctattattttcttttccAGGGTAACTCTCATTCCCCCCTGCCCAACCCTCCGTTTTAATTATTGCAAAATTTAATGAACCCCCTCCTCCGCCACCTGGTCTCTGTTTCCTCCCTtccctccccttctcttctcccaTCATCGCTTCCCATCACTCTCGCAAAAATAAACGCCACCCAGGAGCCAAAACAACACCAAGAAAAATAGAATCCAGGAAGGACAGAACCAGAACCAGAGAGACAGAGAAATATTAGATATGGACAGAGAGAAGAAAGGCGACGCCTTTGGAGATAGATAGATCCTCGTCTCCAAATTCCGTCATCGATCATTTGAAACGGGGTTTTAAGGATTACAGGcggggaggaaaagagagggaaggAGAAAGGGGAGAGGGGTAAGggaaagggaggaagaggaggaggaggagggaatgGGGAACGTGACGTCGTCGGTGGCGGCGAAATTCGCGTTCTTTCCGCCGGAGCCGGCGACGTACGAGGTGGTGAGGGAGGGAGGAGGGGGAGGGCGGCTGTTCATGACGGGGGTGTCGCCGGACAAAAACGTGGAGGTGCACCTGCTGGAGACCAAGGCCGGGAACCGGATCGCCGCCGCCTTCTGGCGACACCCCCTCGCCCGCTTCACCATGCTCTACTCCCACGGCAACGCTGCCGACCTGGGCCAGATGGTCGACCTCTTCCTCGAGCTCCGCGCCCACCTCCGCGTCAACATCATGAGGTCTCTATTATTCTCTCTGTTTTGATCCTTTTGTTTTCGGTGCCCTTTTGGTTGGTTGTGAGTGTTtggatttcttttccttttctgttcGATGGATAGATTCTGGTGGATGTGATGCACATACGTTGTTGGTTTCCTTGTGGACTGGATGGGAGCTTCCTTTTTaaggataaaagaaaaaatataaaaaggggACGTTTTTATGGCTTTTGTTTTGATTTCGATTTTATATCATTTTTTGGATCCATAGTTGGTGGAAAGATtggatttttaagataaattaaaattcagaAAATTCAGATTGTTTTGTTATATGTAATTAAAACGTGGTGATCAATACATGTGTTTAAAAAGCTTTGATTAAAGACCTACCtttattctcctttttttttttttttttgatgcgatATACacgcttgatttttttttttttttgggtttggttTGGGGGGGGTGGGGGGACGATGAAAAGTTGAAAAATTGGGAGTCTTTTGGAAAATTGCTATGTGAAAAATTGGAGTTTTAGCTAACTATTGTTCAAAATGTCATCTTTtttccttaaatttttttcagGTGATCGCAACATGAATAGTTATGACATTAGCTCGCTATTATAATATAGGCTCCTTGCTctgttctccccctttttctccatTTTGGATGGAGGTTCATGCAGAATTCTTTTGCATTCCGGTGTTGCAGGGATTTCATTATTCTTTTAGATTTTAGACAGCGAGAAATTAAGAATCTGAGACTTTGTTATATTCTGTGCAAATTAATGGATGTTTTTGTTATTTTTTGCAGTTATGATTACTCTGGTTATGGAGCTTCCACTGGGAAGGTAAGCATAATATAACTAGATGCATGCGTGAGATTTGGTTTCTTGTATGTAGGCTTTGAAAATGACCATCCTAGTGGTTTTGCAATTTTTTGAGGAAAATAAGTGCTATCATTATTACTGTCATCTATAATTTCTCGAGTTACATCAATCCCTCCCTTGCGATGACCTTTGGATTTGTCACGATTGGAGAGGCCAAACGGGAAGCTAGCAGGACGTCCTATATCAGGGAACTGTTTCCTTCTACAAATACTTCACCAGTCTGTCATGGACAAATCAGGAGTGTGTGGGGGATGAACTGCTTGGATCAAGTGAACAAATTCTTCTCCTCTGAGAGATGCTCAACATCATCCATTCACATGATACTGCTTGTCCTTTTTACTGATTACTATAAGCAACAGTAGCTACACAGAAATAGTGACACATGCTTATGTCTTTATTCtgatttttctaataaaatttccaGTCTCTAGAAATGTTATAAATTCAGGCCAATTCTTAACTTGGACATAGCTGAAATATCACAATAACGGAGTTTCTAGCTGTAACAGTCTCCTAACTACAGATTCAATAGGTTTTGGGCTTAATACTGCCCATAATACTATGGACCATCCACATGTAGGTTGATGATTGTACAATAGGAACTCATGGTTATTGTGATAAATCTCATGTAGCCAATTTAAGAGATGATCTGTTGATAGGATCTTCAGCATCAAATACTTATGCATGAACTATGGTGGAAGGAAAGAATAACCCTGTTATGTGCTTCTTTCTTGGCAGTGCATCATGGAAATCTTGACAAAACTTGACACAACTTTTATAGTCATAATAAGAAATAAATTCTAGACAGGTTTTAGTTGTAAGTGCTCTTTCTTAATGCCATTTCTGATGttattctctttctcttgtacttggTCATCCTTCTCAAAAGCCATCGGAGTTCAATACGTACTATGACATAGAAGCTGTTCATGATTGTTTGAAGAAAGAGTATGGCATAAGACAGGAGGATCTAATATTGTATGGTCAGTCTGTTGGTAGTGGACCTACATTGCATTTGGCCGCACGCTTGCAGAAACTGAGAGGTGTTGTCCTTCATAGTGCAATCCTATCAGGCATACGTGTCTTGTACCCTGTGAAGGTGACATTCTGGTTCGATATTTTCAAAGTAAGTAATGGATGCATTTTCAGTTATGATctgttttccatttttttttttaatgcatttAGTCATGATTTTCTTGCATAGTTAGATTTTCGATTGCATACTGAGTAAGTCTCACTTGTCATTTGCAGAACATTGACAAGATACGACAGGTCAGCTGTCCTGTTCTAGTTATACATGTAAGTCCTTATCCATTGTACATAAGTTATACGCATTTCCTATTTTATATTTTGCCCCTTGCAATGTAATTTCTTCTGTTGTCACATGAGCTTCTTTGTGCATAACCATACTGCAGTAAAGAATTTGTAGGCTGACACATCGAAGAATGAACGATATGAAATCAGTGCAAAACATTTGAAGCACTAACAGTGTGTGCAAgtttaaaaattaagttttaggtCATTTGTTTGTCTTTcacaaatatatttaattttagagatGATGACCAGTTTCTGGGTATATAAAGCCTCTGATTATAACTTGACCAGAAATTGGTATAATGCTTTTGTTTTTGTGGAATTATTCAACCTCAAAGCCTAAGGCTAACACTATGTTTTGCATAGTTGTTGGATTATCTattcgatattttatttttatatgttatTAACGGAAAAAGTCAAATGTAGGCTTTGTTAGGTGTCTTACATATGTATCTTCAGCATCCGTTTGTGCCTATCCTACATAACCATATCATAGATGTCTGGCATATAGTGGAGTGTGTCAGAATGACAATCTGCCCAAAGTAATTATCTACATATGTTGAGCCCTGTCCTGGAGGATTCTTGCTAACCGTGCATGTTTGAGAAAACATTACCTGAATAGGGCAGAAAAATTTCCTGAACAAGTTCACAATGTTTATCTGGCATTTTTATGCACAAGCCACATGACAAACATGTCACATGAAAATGATGTCACATGAAAATGAAGTATTTCCACCTGTGCTTCGGCATATGTATAGATGGATGGATCTTTCCAATTATTGTCCCAGAGGAGTATAGCTAACTTTGTAACACATAAATCTAGCTTGTTTGAGAAAACATTACCTGCATAGGGCAAAATTTCCTGGACAAGTTCACGGTGTTTATCTAGTGTTTTTATGCACAAGCTACATAACAAGCATGTCAAATGTAAATAAAGTACTCTCACCTATGCTTTGGCATATGCTATGTATTTATATGACATACACTACATGTATATATGATGTTTTTATGCACAAGCCACCTAACAAACATATCACATGTAAATCTTCGCATATGCTATGTATGTAtgtctttccaattgattttgTGAGGACTAGTGTAGGCACATGTTTAGTTCCAGTTGATTGTTTGTTGGGAAGGTCTTGAATATTTATACCCGGACAAGGAGTCTAGATAATACCTTCTTGGCTAGCTTTTTGGGTAAGGTCCTGTTATTACGAATCGTATCATAGCAAACCTGGTCCACAGCATGTGTAGTCTAGGGGACATTGCAACATGAGCTCTTTAGGACTAACCATGGGCTGATCATGGTATGGTTAGATGTGAATTTGAGTGGATTGAGACCCTTAATTTAGGAAGCATGCTAGGGCTTCAACGGGGGGAGCATGTGAGGATCATGCGGGCATGTCTTTAGTCCTAGATTTTATGCATTAGGGAGGTCTTGGGTGCTTATACAGGGTGGAAAAATCCAAATGATAGGTTATTGGCTGGCCTTTTTAGGTGAGGTCCTGGGCCAATAATTAGGTAAAGGAACTATGCGGACATATGTTTAGTCTAATGTTGGTTGTGTACTAAGGATGTCGTCAGGGGTGAGTTATTGGGTGGTTATAGATTTTTATTCTAGTTTTGGTATATTTGGTTAAGCAGTCCTACTTTGGCTGAAATATTTCACACTTCAATCAAAAGGTATTCTGGAACTATAATTTTTAACTTGATTAAGGAAAAGCAAATGAATGACAAGAAAGCCTATTAATGGATGTAAGACTGTCCATGCTAGTTAGCACGGATTGGATGTGCTTTCATGTATTCTTATATCTTTTTAATTGTTAGTCAATTTAACATGTTTTTGTCAGGTAGACTAGTAAGTGCTGTTGTGGAGAACAATACTTAACATAGCTTTTAAACTTCTTTTTTCATTCCCTTTTCTTGAGTAAGTTGTTAAAGCACCGATTTACTAAAAAAAAGGGGTGTCAAGTATTGATTCCTGTGCAACTAATGCAGGAGGAAGCAACATagtttatgttgcataattgagtGATAATGTTCTGATGACCTTTAATCAATTGGAGTAGTCAAACTTGAAATCTTGTTTGATTCATGCAGAAGAAAGCAGGTCTATGCGGTTAAATTTCATGCTGGAGGCTGGTTGTGTTTTAGTGAAACTTTGGTTAATTCAATTCTGGATGTGGATGCAAATTGGGTGCTTGAGGAATCAAAAAGCATTATGCTGTTTACTCATGTCTTGAGAGGATACTGAAGCTTAATTGGAACTCGAGCCTACAATTCTTACCAATGAAATTTATAACCAAAGGAGTGGAATGCATTGCATGGAATTTGCTAAAGATTTATTCTAGTGCAAAAGAATGTTGAAGCCTAGATCTCGATGCATCCATCGCCTTAAAGGAAGCTGATTCCCATTTATGCCATAACTAAGTCCTTTCTTATCACTATTCATACTATCCAATGCATATTTCATCTCATCATTTTTCACCTAATACTAAATTGTTATGCGTTAGATTTGTTGTTTTTTCTTTGCCCTCTAGATCTTTTCTTACTGTCATGCACCTTGCCTTGGTTAATAGtttttcatcatcatcatcagttTTATACATTTTATAACTCTACAGGTTTTAAATGCTTTCACTTTTGATGTTTTATAAGCATCTCCTTATTTCAGTTTAAAGTTTCAAGGGTTTTCTGTGTAATGCTTTTTCTTTGAAATTTCAAGTTCTGACTACTAAAATTTCCAAGATTTCACCAAAGCCATTTGCTTGACCGTTCTCATTGACTTGCAAAAGTATTTTTTTCCCATTCAAAGTTTTTGGATTCACAAAACTGGCATTCAAATTTTGCTACTTCTCTCTAGTCTCATCGCAGAGCAAGGGATCAAACATGAGTTTCTCACGGAGGAAAAGTACCTCAAGCAGCTTTTTGTGTAGAAATTTGTGTTTACTTGACAAATCTAAAACTTTCATATCtcattaataaattcataaaatctttTCTTTGACCAGCAAGAAGTAATTTGGAGACCCATCGGAAGAGTTCATATTTTTCAGTAAGTCTGAAGAATTCATGTTTACCGGAAAAGATGGCTCCCATATCTGATGAGGCACAGGTTTACATGTGGAAAATTcggacttggaatcctatttctttttattttttattctctttGCTGGACTCATCTATTTGGGATCTAATGATTTgcagctgatttttttttttttttcttaacctatttgattttttttttctgtgctcaatattttttttaggcTTGGATGACCAGTGGTGGAGAAAGTAGGTGAAATCATTGACTTTAAAAATTGTGCTCAAAGTTGTtcactaaaaaataataataatagtagttGAACATCTTATTAAATCTCTTATGTTAAATCTCCATGCTTCTGCATTTGGATGACCATACGCATTCGTCCATGTTTCATCATCCAATCTCGTTAGtgttttttcattttattttatttttttaatctttacaAAGTTATCACTGGTGTCCTTGTAAATGCTAATCATTGTAAATGCTAATCAATCAATCGTTTGCAGGGAACAGCTGATGATATTGTTGATTGGTCCCATGGAAAGCGTTTGTGGGAGCTATCCAAAGAAAAGTATGATCCATTATGGGTCAAGGGTGGTGGTCATTGCAATTTAGAAACTTACCCTGAGTACATCAGGCACTTGCGAAAATTTATTAGTGCAATGGAGAAGCACTCTCTCTCAAAGCAGCAGAAACAAAGCAATGCACCAGCATCCACCATCACCGAAGTCAAACACAACAAGTGTTTGAGATTTGGCTTAAAATGACATCCTCTGACAGGATTCAGATGCAGTTTTAACTCTTTCAGGAGCCAGTTAGCTCTTCATGGATGCCTGCTGGTTTCCTAGATGTAAAatttaacccaaaaaaaaaaaggggggggcttATACAGTCATCTCATCTGGAGTATGATCTCAGGACATACACATGAATCAGCTTATTAGATGTTCTGTCCAGAAAGTTGCCACACCTTTTGAACGCTGGGTGGAGAACACAAATCCTGAGCAGCTCTTAATCGACAAATTATTGTTTCTGGGATCAATTTGCTCTTGAGAATT
Above is a genomic segment from Elaeis guineensis isolate ETL-2024a chromosome 1, EG11, whole genome shotgun sequence containing:
- the LOC105060217 gene encoding uncharacterized protein, coding for MGNVTSSVAAKFAFFPPEPATYEVVREGGGGGRLFMTGVSPDKNVEVHLLETKAGNRIAAAFWRHPLARFTMLYSHGNAADLGQMVDLFLELRAHLRVNIMSYDYSGYGASTGKPSEFNTYYDIEAVHDCLKKEYGIRQEDLILYGQSVGSGPTLHLAARLQKLRGVVLHSAILSGIRVLYPVKVTFWFDIFKNIDKIRQVSCPVLVIHGTADDIVDWSHGKRLWELSKEKYDPLWVKGGGHCNLETYPEYIRHLRKFISAMEKHSLSKQQKQSNAPASTITEVKHNKCLRFGLK